In Chelonia mydas isolate rCheMyd1 chromosome 10, rCheMyd1.pri.v2, whole genome shotgun sequence, a single window of DNA contains:
- the LOC102942191 gene encoding zinc finger protein 501 isoform X2 — MICHMEQKGELFIPSFQGYEETARLNCTCTGDGIVSENEEENPHQEDPESMEPQGKLSRMPQRNISQSPEQGKACGGQRRSERHLQTLPGKRQSKSTACERAFRKLPDIVQQGNSMRRKSIMCDDCGKSFRVSSNLRQHQRIHTGEKPFGCAECGENFRQRSHLIQHQRIHTGERPYECSECGKSFSMSSKLIRHQIIHTGEKPYKCAECGKSFSGNWQLIQHQRIHTGERPYECGDCGKTFSVSSALTRHQRTHTGEKPYECAECRKTFSQSSELMKHQRVHTGEKPYECAECGKSFSVSSALIQHRRFHMGERPYECAECGKSFTVSSHLIQHRRFHTGERPYECADCGKSFLWRSALLRHRRIHTGERPYECTECGESFRQSAHLIQHRRIHTGEKPYECANCGKGFTVSSALIRHQRIHIVGEP, encoded by the exons ATGATCTGCCACATGGAACAAAAGGGAGAGCTGTTTATCCCCTCTTTCCAGGGCTATGAGGAAACAGCGAGACTAAATTGCACCTGCACAG GTGATGGGATTGTGAGTGAGAATGAGGAGGAGAATCCACACCAAGAAGATCCTGAGTCAATGGAACCACAGGGCAAGTTATCACGAATGCCCCAAAGGAATATTTCCCAGAGTCCTGAACAGGGCAAAGCCTGTGGTGGTCAACGCAGATCGGAACGGCATCTGCAAACTCTTCCAGGGAAGAGACAAAGTAAATCAACTGCATGTGAAAGAGCTTTCAGGAAACTGCCAGACATTGTCCAACAGGGAAATTCCATGAGGAGGAAATCAATAATGTGTgatgactgtgggaaaagcttcagggTGAGTTCAAACCTCAGAcagcaccagagaatccacactggagagaaacccTTTGGATGTGCCGAGTGTGGGGAAAATTTCCGACAACGATCACACCTTATTCAGCATcaaagaatccacacaggggagagaccctatgaatgttctgaatgtgggaaaagcttcagtatgAGTTCTAAACTCATTCGGCATCAGataatccacacaggagaaaaacCCTATAAATGTGCCGAATGTGGCAAGAGCTTTAGTGGGAACTGGCAGCTAATccagcatcagagaatccacacaggagagagaccctacgaATGTGGTGACTGTGGGAAGACTTTCAGTGTGAGCTCAGCCCTTACTCgtcatcagagaacccacactggagagaaaccTTATGAATGTGCCGAGTGCAGGAAAACCTTCAGTCAGAGCTCAGAGCTTATGAAACATCAAAGAGTCCACACAGGCGAGAAGCCCTATGAGTGTGCtgagtgtgggaagagcttcagtgTGAGCTCTGCCCTCATTCAGCATCGGAGATTCCACATGGGGGAAAGACCTTATGAATgtgctgagtgtgggaaaagcttcacagTGAGCTCACACCTCATTCAGCACCGGCGATTCCACACGGGGGAAAGGCCCTATGAATGtgctgactgtgggaaaagcttccttTGGAGATCAGCCCTTCTTCGAcatcggagaatccacacaggagagagaccctatgaatgcacTGAATGTGGGGAAAGCTTCCGTCAGAGTGCGCATCTTATCCAGCATCGCCGAATCCACACTggggagaaaccctatgaatgTGCCAACTGTGGGAAAGGCTTCACTGTGAGCTCTGCCCTTATtcgacatcagagaatccacattGTGGGGGAGCCCTAA
- the LOC102942191 gene encoding zinc finger protein 501 isoform X4 produces MEPQGKLSRMPQRNISQSPEQGKACGGQRRSERHLQTLPGKRQSKSTACERAFRKLPDIVQQGNSMRRKSIMCDDCGKSFRVSSNLRQHQRIHTGEKPFGCAECGENFRQRSHLIQHQRIHTGERPYECSECGKSFSMSSKLIRHQIIHTGEKPYKCAECGKSFSGNWQLIQHQRIHTGERPYECGDCGKTFSVSSALTRHQRTHTGEKPYECAECRKTFSQSSELMKHQRVHTGEKPYECAECGKSFSVSSALIQHRRFHMGERPYECAECGKSFTVSSHLIQHRRFHTGERPYECADCGKSFLWRSALLRHRRIHTGERPYECTECGESFRQSAHLIQHRRIHTGEKPYECANCGKGFTVSSALIRHQRIHIVGEP; encoded by the coding sequence ATGGAACCACAGGGCAAGTTATCACGAATGCCCCAAAGGAATATTTCCCAGAGTCCTGAACAGGGCAAAGCCTGTGGTGGTCAACGCAGATCGGAACGGCATCTGCAAACTCTTCCAGGGAAGAGACAAAGTAAATCAACTGCATGTGAAAGAGCTTTCAGGAAACTGCCAGACATTGTCCAACAGGGAAATTCCATGAGGAGGAAATCAATAATGTGTgatgactgtgggaaaagcttcagggTGAGTTCAAACCTCAGAcagcaccagagaatccacactggagagaaacccTTTGGATGTGCCGAGTGTGGGGAAAATTTCCGACAACGATCACACCTTATTCAGCATcaaagaatccacacaggggagagaccctatgaatgttctgaatgtgggaaaagcttcagtatgAGTTCTAAACTCATTCGGCATCAGataatccacacaggagaaaaacCCTATAAATGTGCCGAATGTGGCAAGAGCTTTAGTGGGAACTGGCAGCTAATccagcatcagagaatccacacaggagagagaccctacgaATGTGGTGACTGTGGGAAGACTTTCAGTGTGAGCTCAGCCCTTACTCgtcatcagagaacccacactggagagaaaccTTATGAATGTGCCGAGTGCAGGAAAACCTTCAGTCAGAGCTCAGAGCTTATGAAACATCAAAGAGTCCACACAGGCGAGAAGCCCTATGAGTGTGCtgagtgtgggaagagcttcagtgTGAGCTCTGCCCTCATTCAGCATCGGAGATTCCACATGGGGGAAAGACCTTATGAATgtgctgagtgtgggaaaagcttcacagTGAGCTCACACCTCATTCAGCACCGGCGATTCCACACGGGGGAAAGGCCCTATGAATGtgctgactgtgggaaaagcttccttTGGAGATCAGCCCTTCTTCGAcatcggagaatccacacaggagagagaccctatgaatgcacTGAATGTGGGGAAAGCTTCCGTCAGAGTGCGCATCTTATCCAGCATCGCCGAATCCACACTggggagaaaccctatgaatgTGCCAACTGTGGGAAAGGCTTCACTGTGAGCTCTGCCCTTATtcgacatcagagaatccacattGTGGGGGAGCCCTAA
- the LOC102942191 gene encoding zinc finger protein 501 isoform X1 has translation MLSGTCAGFPVIKPEMICHMEQKGELFIPSFQGYEETARLNCTCTGDGIVSENEEENPHQEDPESMEPQGKLSRMPQRNISQSPEQGKACGGQRRSERHLQTLPGKRQSKSTACERAFRKLPDIVQQGNSMRRKSIMCDDCGKSFRVSSNLRQHQRIHTGEKPFGCAECGENFRQRSHLIQHQRIHTGERPYECSECGKSFSMSSKLIRHQIIHTGEKPYKCAECGKSFSGNWQLIQHQRIHTGERPYECGDCGKTFSVSSALTRHQRTHTGEKPYECAECRKTFSQSSELMKHQRVHTGEKPYECAECGKSFSVSSALIQHRRFHMGERPYECAECGKSFTVSSHLIQHRRFHTGERPYECADCGKSFLWRSALLRHRRIHTGERPYECTECGESFRQSAHLIQHRRIHTGEKPYECANCGKGFTVSSALIRHQRIHIVGEP, from the exons GATTTCCAGTTATCAAACCGGAGATGATCTGCCACATGGAACAAAAGGGAGAGCTGTTTATCCCCTCTTTCCAGGGCTATGAGGAAACAGCGAGACTAAATTGCACCTGCACAG GTGATGGGATTGTGAGTGAGAATGAGGAGGAGAATCCACACCAAGAAGATCCTGAGTCAATGGAACCACAGGGCAAGTTATCACGAATGCCCCAAAGGAATATTTCCCAGAGTCCTGAACAGGGCAAAGCCTGTGGTGGTCAACGCAGATCGGAACGGCATCTGCAAACTCTTCCAGGGAAGAGACAAAGTAAATCAACTGCATGTGAAAGAGCTTTCAGGAAACTGCCAGACATTGTCCAACAGGGAAATTCCATGAGGAGGAAATCAATAATGTGTgatgactgtgggaaaagcttcagggTGAGTTCAAACCTCAGAcagcaccagagaatccacactggagagaaacccTTTGGATGTGCCGAGTGTGGGGAAAATTTCCGACAACGATCACACCTTATTCAGCATcaaagaatccacacaggggagagaccctatgaatgttctgaatgtgggaaaagcttcagtatgAGTTCTAAACTCATTCGGCATCAGataatccacacaggagaaaaacCCTATAAATGTGCCGAATGTGGCAAGAGCTTTAGTGGGAACTGGCAGCTAATccagcatcagagaatccacacaggagagagaccctacgaATGTGGTGACTGTGGGAAGACTTTCAGTGTGAGCTCAGCCCTTACTCgtcatcagagaacccacactggagagaaaccTTATGAATGTGCCGAGTGCAGGAAAACCTTCAGTCAGAGCTCAGAGCTTATGAAACATCAAAGAGTCCACACAGGCGAGAAGCCCTATGAGTGTGCtgagtgtgggaagagcttcagtgTGAGCTCTGCCCTCATTCAGCATCGGAGATTCCACATGGGGGAAAGACCTTATGAATgtgctgagtgtgggaaaagcttcacagTGAGCTCACACCTCATTCAGCACCGGCGATTCCACACGGGGGAAAGGCCCTATGAATGtgctgactgtgggaaaagcttccttTGGAGATCAGCCCTTCTTCGAcatcggagaatccacacaggagagagaccctatgaatgcacTGAATGTGGGGAAAGCTTCCGTCAGAGTGCGCATCTTATCCAGCATCGCCGAATCCACACTggggagaaaccctatgaatgTGCCAACTGTGGGAAAGGCTTCACTGTGAGCTCTGCCCTTATtcgacatcagagaatccacattGTGGGGGAGCCCTAA
- the LOC102942191 gene encoding zinc finger protein 501 isoform X3: protein MLSGTCAGDGIVSENEEENPHQEDPESMEPQGKLSRMPQRNISQSPEQGKACGGQRRSERHLQTLPGKRQSKSTACERAFRKLPDIVQQGNSMRRKSIMCDDCGKSFRVSSNLRQHQRIHTGEKPFGCAECGENFRQRSHLIQHQRIHTGERPYECSECGKSFSMSSKLIRHQIIHTGEKPYKCAECGKSFSGNWQLIQHQRIHTGERPYECGDCGKTFSVSSALTRHQRTHTGEKPYECAECRKTFSQSSELMKHQRVHTGEKPYECAECGKSFSVSSALIQHRRFHMGERPYECAECGKSFTVSSHLIQHRRFHTGERPYECADCGKSFLWRSALLRHRRIHTGERPYECTECGESFRQSAHLIQHRRIHTGEKPYECANCGKGFTVSSALIRHQRIHIVGEP from the coding sequence GTGATGGGATTGTGAGTGAGAATGAGGAGGAGAATCCACACCAAGAAGATCCTGAGTCAATGGAACCACAGGGCAAGTTATCACGAATGCCCCAAAGGAATATTTCCCAGAGTCCTGAACAGGGCAAAGCCTGTGGTGGTCAACGCAGATCGGAACGGCATCTGCAAACTCTTCCAGGGAAGAGACAAAGTAAATCAACTGCATGTGAAAGAGCTTTCAGGAAACTGCCAGACATTGTCCAACAGGGAAATTCCATGAGGAGGAAATCAATAATGTGTgatgactgtgggaaaagcttcagggTGAGTTCAAACCTCAGAcagcaccagagaatccacactggagagaaacccTTTGGATGTGCCGAGTGTGGGGAAAATTTCCGACAACGATCACACCTTATTCAGCATcaaagaatccacacaggggagagaccctatgaatgttctgaatgtgggaaaagcttcagtatgAGTTCTAAACTCATTCGGCATCAGataatccacacaggagaaaaacCCTATAAATGTGCCGAATGTGGCAAGAGCTTTAGTGGGAACTGGCAGCTAATccagcatcagagaatccacacaggagagagaccctacgaATGTGGTGACTGTGGGAAGACTTTCAGTGTGAGCTCAGCCCTTACTCgtcatcagagaacccacactggagagaaaccTTATGAATGTGCCGAGTGCAGGAAAACCTTCAGTCAGAGCTCAGAGCTTATGAAACATCAAAGAGTCCACACAGGCGAGAAGCCCTATGAGTGTGCtgagtgtgggaagagcttcagtgTGAGCTCTGCCCTCATTCAGCATCGGAGATTCCACATGGGGGAAAGACCTTATGAATgtgctgagtgtgggaaaagcttcacagTGAGCTCACACCTCATTCAGCACCGGCGATTCCACACGGGGGAAAGGCCCTATGAATGtgctgactgtgggaaaagcttccttTGGAGATCAGCCCTTCTTCGAcatcggagaatccacacaggagagagaccctatgaatgcacTGAATGTGGGGAAAGCTTCCGTCAGAGTGCGCATCTTATCCAGCATCGCCGAATCCACACTggggagaaaccctatgaatgTGCCAACTGTGGGAAAGGCTTCACTGTGAGCTCTGCCCTTATtcgacatcagagaatccacattGTGGGGGAGCCCTAA